The sequence below is a genomic window from Escherichia marmotae.
TGCCTGTACACCGACCAGGATAACCAACCGGCACGCGTTTCTTACTTCGGTCAGAAAATGAAAACTGCCCGTATCCTGATCAACACCCCGGCGTCTCAGGGTGGTATCGGTGACCTGTATAACTTCAAACTCGCACCTTCCCTGACTCTGGGTTGTGGTTCCTGGGGTGGTAACTCCATCTCTGAAAACGTTGGTCCGAAACACCTGATCAACAAGAAAACCGTTGCTAAGCGAGCTGAAAACATGTTGTGGCACAAACTTCCGAAATCTATCTACTTCCGCCGTGGCTCCCTGCCAATCGCGCTGGATGAAGTGATTACTGATGGCCACAAACGTGCGCTCATCGTGACTGACCGTTTCCTGTTCAACAACGGCTATGCTGACCAGATCACTTCCGTATTGAAAGCGGCTGGCGTAGAAACTGAAGTCTTCTTCGAAGTTGAAGCAGACCCGACTCTGAGCATCGTACGTAAAGGCGCAGAACTGGCGAACTCCTTCAAACCGGACGTCATTATCGCGCTGGGTGGTGGTTCCCCGATGGACGCTGCGAAGATCATGTGGGTTATGTACGAACACCCGGAAACTCACTTCGAAGAACTGGCGCTGCGTTTTATGGACATCCGTAAACGTATCTACAAGTTCCCGAAAATGGGCGTGAAAGCGAAAATGATCGCAGTCACCACCACTTCCGGTACAGGTTCTGAAGTTACTCCGTTTGCGGTTGTAACTGACGACGCTACTGGTCAGAAATATCCGCTGGCAGACTATGCGCTGACCCCGGATATGGCGATTGTTGACGCCAACCTGGTTATGGATATGCCGAAGTCCCTGTGTGCTTTCGGCGGTCTGGACGCAGTCACTCACGCTATGGAAGCTTATGTTTCTGTACTGGCTTCTGAGTTCTCTGATGGTCAGGCTCTGCAAGCGCTGAAACTGCTGAAAGAATACCTGCCAGCGTCCTACCACGAAGGGGCTAAAAACCCGGTAGCACGCGAGCGTGTTCACAGTGCGGCAACTATCGCAGGTATCGCGTTTGCGAACGCCTTCCTGGGTGTATGTCACTCAATGGCGCACAAACTGGGTTCCCAGTTCCATATTCCGCACGGTCTGGCAAACGCCTTGCTGATTTGTAACGTTATTCGTTACAACGCAAACGACAACCCGACCAAGCAGACTGCATTCAGCCAGTATGACCGTCCGCAAGCACGCCGTCGTTATGCTGAAATTGCAGACCACCTGGGTCTGAGCGCACCGGGCGACCGTACTGCTGCTAAGATCGAGAAACTGCTGGCATGGCTGGAAACGCTGAAAGCAGAACTGGGTATTCCGAAATCTATCCGTGAGGCTGGCGTTCAGGAAGCTGACTTCCTCGCGAACGTAGATAAACTGTCTGAAGATGCATTCGATGACCAGTGCACCGGCGCTAACCCGCGTTATCCGCTGATCTCCGAGCTGAAACAGATTCTGCTGGATACCTACTATGGTCGTGATTATGTAGAAGGTGCACCAGCAGCAAAGGAAGCAGCTCCGGCTAAAGCAGAGAAAAAAGCGAAGAAATCCGCTTAATCAATAACTCTGTATAACAGTATAAACGGTCCCTTTTGGAGCCTGTACATAGATTTGTGTAATTGCCTGATTTTGATATGTTCAATCCAGCATCAAATGAAGGTTAATTTATGGACGAAAAACAGTTACAGGCTCTGGCTAACGAACTGGCCAAAAACCTCAAAACCCCTGAAGACCTCAGTCAGTTTGATCGGCTGCTGAAAAAGCTCAGCGTTGAAGCCGCTCTCAATGCAGAGATGACACACCATCCTGGGTATGAGAAAAATCAGTCCAGACCAGGAGCTAACTCCCGCAACGGTTTTTCCACAAAGACCGTTATCACAGGCGACGGTCCACTGGAACTGCGTACTCCGCGCGATCGTGACGGTACCTTCGAACCACAACTGGTAAAGAAAAATCAGACCCGTATTACCGGGATGGATAACCAGATCCTCTCGTTGTATGCCAAAGGGATGACCACCCGTGAGATAGCTGCTGCGTTCAAAGAACTGTATGACGCAGATGTTTCACCGGCACTGATATCAAAGGTTACCGATGCCGTGATGGAGCAGGTTGTAGAATGGCAAAACCGACCACTGGATGCTGTTTACCCCATTGTTTATCTTGACTGTATCGTCCTGAAAGTTCGGCAGGACAGTCGCGTCATCAACAAATCGGTGTTCCTGGCACTGGGCATCAATATCGAAGGTCAGAAAGAACTGCTGGGTATGTGGCTGGCCGAAAATGAAGGGGCGAAGTTCTGGCTCAATGTGCTGACTGAACTGAAAAACCGCGGTCTGAACGATATCCTCATCGCCTGTGTGGATGGCCTGAAAGGCTTCCCGGATGCCATCAACACAGTATATCCGAAGGCCCGCATCCAGTTATGCATCGTGCATATGGTGCGCAACAGCCTGCGCTTCGTGTCATGGAAGGACTACAAAGCCGTCACTCGCGACCTGAAAGCGATTTATCAGGCTCCCACGGAAGAGGCAGGCCAGCAGGCACTGGAAGCGTTCGCTGCGGCCTGGGACTGTCGCTATCCTCAGATAAGCCGAAGCTGGCAGGCTAACTGGCCGAATCTTGCCACGTTCTTCGCTTATCCAACGGACATCCGCAAAGTGATCTATACGACGAATGCCATCGAGTCGCTAAACAGCGTGATCCGCCATGCGCTCAAAAAGCGTAAAGTGTTCCCGACAGACGACTCGGTGAAAAAAGTGGTGTGGCTGGCAATCCAGTCTGCGTCCCAGAAATGGACGATGCCGTTGAAGGACTGGCGAATGGCAATGAGCCGCTTTATTATCGAGTTCGGTGACCGCCTGGACGGTCACTTCTGAGAAAAGGCATTTACACAGAATCTTAAACAGGCTCCCCTTTTGGGGTAATGCCAGTCAGTTAAGCAACTGACTGGCTCTTTTTCGGGGCTCTGGGGTATTTCCAGGGCCTCTCCTTTACCACTCTCGGGAAGGCTCTTTCCCTTCTTGTCGGTAATTTCACAAGTTGTCCCATACTTGCAAGATCGCGCATCAGCTCCGGTATACGTCCCGGTGAAGCGCCCTGCAATGTCATCAGCATTCTCATCACCATTCCGCATGATTCTGAGAAACTCAGTTGATTCGGCCAGTAACCTTTCAGATGTTCTGCCATTTTAATCATCTAATATCTCACCAGATTATAAGCCAGTAAGACACCCCCCAGCTCTTGCTCCACAAGCTCCGGCTTTTTACTTCTCAGCGTCAGCCTGCTCAGTTGCATCGTCTGTTTTATCTCCCTGTATCCCAGTTCGATTTCCCAGCGATGACTGTACAGATCCGCCATTTCTCCTCCGGGGAAGCGCATGGCGTCCGTCATCGACGTCAGCAGATGGCAGACTTTTCCTTTGCGCGTCACGGTCAGCAGGCGGGCTGTCCCCTCATTTCCCAGCCCCGGCCACTTTTTTCGTGCCTGCGGGCTGGTTTTCAGCTTCACCAGATGATCGCCTTTACCCAGTTTTCTGATCTCTTCATATTGCGCTCCCTTACTGAGAGGGATCATCCAGTGGCGGTGTTCTCCCGCCTGGCTCCAGGCATTTAACAGTCCCAGTGAGTAATAACCTTTATCCATTAACGTCAGGGTGTTATCGCCGGTTTGTTCTATAAGTTGCTCAGCAAGCTCATTTTCGCTGTTCTTCATCGTGCCGAAGGCTGCAGCCGTCAGCAGATGGCTGGTCAGTTCCATCTGGCAGACCACTTTGACCTGCGGGTAGAGCGCCGGGTTCCCGGCATGTGTCTGGCGGGGGAAGGCTGCATCGTTCTCTGGTGTATCCGGTGTGCGCCAGAACACACCATCGATGGCCAGCAGGGTCAGGCCGCACCAGTGCGGATGCGGCGTGGCGTTATGCCAGAGCTGCGCTGTTTTCGTGAACACGCGGGGGACAGCCTCACTTCCCAGGCGCTGGCGGGCCTGAATAACGGCACTGGGGGCAACGAAGGGGCGATTGCCCGGAAGTATGATGTCCAGGCGATTCACAATCTGGTGAAGAGGTTCTTTACGCTCAAGCGCCATGCCAACAATACCCCAGACCATCATTTCGAGGGGAAGACGGCGCTTGCGTAGCGTTACAGTACCTGATTCGGCAAGGCAACGAGAGATGAGTTCGGGGGCGAGGTAATCCCCCAGAGAAGTCAGTGGGTTACGCAGAGAATCGTAACGGGATACCAGATCAAGGGCCTGTCCAATGTGCATAAAAAAATCCGGAAACGAGTGAGCGTTTCCGGATTCTTACACAGCCACTGGATCGGTCAACTGATCCTTAACTGATCGGCATTATCCCTTTTGGGGCCGTTTTTTGTTTTTGTCATAAACCGATACTATGCAAGATCAAATAACTCAGCAGCGTTAGTATTCTCATATTTATACTGTTATCTAATGTGCGAAAACTGCGATAACCTGTAAACGACTCTACTTCGTAGATGACGAAGCATCGGAGCACTAAAACCGTTTGGTTACACTTTTAGCGATGGTTAAGAGTAGGGAAGGATTTATGACTCGGAAGAAGTTAGTAAAACGAACTGACAGGATAAAGGCGTCCCGTTCATCCTGTCAGTAAAGAAAATCTTATTAATCGTGTTGGTGTTTTTCCTGAATAGCCGTCAGAGAGCCGACTTCTAACGCTTCTTTATAGTGTTTACGGCAAACTGAGACATAACGCTCATTACCACCAATAACCACCTGCTCGCCTTCGTTATAAGGTCTACCCTCCTGATCGAGACGTAACACCATGCTTGCCTTACGGCCACAAAAGCAGATGGTTTTTAATTCGACCAGTTTGTCTGACCATGCCAGTAAGTATTGGCTGCCGGTAAATAATTCACCGCGAAAATCGGTACGTAAACCATAACAAAGTACAGGTATATCGAGTTGATCGACAACCTCCGATAATTCATATACTTGTTGTCTGCTTAAAAACTGGCATTCATCAACCAATACACAATGAATTGCCTGTTGTTCATGCTCCGCACGAATCTCATCAAATAATGATGAATTTTGGTTAAATAATTTTGCAGGTGATGACAAGCCTATACGCGAACTGACTTTCCCAGCTCCGAAACGATCATCAATTTCCGCCGTATATACGACAGTGCGCATACCGCGTTCCTGGTAATTGTATGAAGATTGCAACAATGCCGTAGACTTACCCGCATTCATTGCGGAATAGTAGAAATATAGCTGTGCCATCAGCCACAGACCCTCAATGATATGAAATAAAGTTGGTTGAAGTTTATCATAATTCGCCAGTTTTACAGTGCAACAGTACGCGCAGAAGAGGTATATACGTCATTCTTTTAGAAGGATGGCATAATCCTTCAGAGCTATCATTGCGACTGCTTTGCTTGTTATAACTGCGTAAATGACTCCTGGTAACTATTCACAATCTTTAACTTGTTGCACAAGTAATAACCCCCTGTTGACCTCCAGCATACGGCAATACAAAGTCCCTGCACTTATTGCAACTGTTCTACTTTTCATCATTCGCTTAATAGGGGATTTCGTAAACATGACTAATACCGAAGAGTAAAAGGTGCCAGCACATGTTAATCCCTACATAAAATGTGACATGAATCAGGAAGTTTTAACCTTAGGTGGTGCAAAAGTACCGATGCAAATAGGGCTATATGCCGCGTCTTTTCTGACTAATTTTATGAAAAGATATTTATTGGCGGCACAAAATAAAGAACAATTTTGAATTCCTTACATTCCTGGCTATTGCACAACTGAATTTAAGGCTCTATTATTACCTCAACAAACCACCCCAATATAAGTTTGAGATTACTACAATGAGCGAAGCACTTAAAATTCTGAACAACATCCGTACTCTTCGTGCGCAGGCAAGAGAATGTACACTTGAAACGCTGGAAGAAATGCTGGAAAAATTAGAAGTTGTCGTTAACGAACGTCGCGAAGAAGAAAGTGCGGCTGCTGCTGAAGTTGAAGAGCGCACTCGTAAACTGCAGCAATATCGTGAAATGCTGATCGCTGACGGTATTGACCCGAACGAACTGCTGAATAGCATGGCTGCTGTTAAATCTGGCACCAAAGCTAAACGTGCACAGCGTCCGGCTAAATATAGCTACGTTGACGAGAACGGCGAAACCAAAACCTGGACTGGCCAGGGTCGTACTCCGGCAGTAATCAAAAAAGCAATGGATGAGCAAGGTAAATCTCTCGACGATTTCCTGATCAAGCAATAATCTTTTTTAGATTCAGCTTGCTTAAAATCCCGCCATTGGCGGGATTTTTTATTGTCCGTTTTAAGACTATCCAATAAGAATAAGCTATAAAAAAACGGCATTGATAACTCAATGCCGTTCCGTAGAAAACATCGCTATAGATGTTACTTCTTAATGCCCATCTCTTCTTCAAGCCAGGCTTTAAATTCAGTACCCAGTGTATTGTGACGAATACCGTATTCGACAAATGCCTGCATGTAACCTAATTTATTACCACAGTCATGGCTCTTCCCTTTCATATGATAGGCTTCAACCGTTTCTTTCTCGATCAGCATATCAATAGCATCGGTCAGTTGAATTTCATCGCCTGCTCCCGGAGGAGTTTTTGCCAGCAGCGGCCAAATATCAGCGCTAAGTACGTAACGACCAACAATAGCGAGATTAGATGGTGCAACATCTGCTTTCGGTTTTTCTACTACACCAACCATCGGCACACTTTCACCAGGCGCTAATTCCACACCTTTGCAATCCACAACACCATATGCTGTCACATCAGCAACAGGTTCAACCATGATCTGGCTATGACCAGTTCCATCAAAGCGGCGGATCATCTCTGCAAGGTTATCCTGCGACAAATCGGATTCGTATTCATCCAGAATAACGTCTGGCAAAATAACAGCCACAGGTTCATCACCAACGACCGGGTGAGCACACAATACCGCGTGCCCCAGACCTTTCGCCAGCCCCTGACGAACTTGCATAATAGTCACGTGCGGCGGACAAATAGACTGCACTTCATCAAGCAACTGGCGTTTTACACGTTTCTCCAGCATAGCTTCCAGTTCAAAACTGGTATCAAAGTGGTTTTCAATAGAGTTTTTAGATGAGTGAGTAACCAGCACAATTTCAGTAATGCCAGCCGCAATACATTCATTCACGACGTATTGAATTAATGGCTTATCGACAAGCGGTAGCATCTCTTTCGGGATAGCTTTTGTCGCCGGCAACATCCTGGTTCCTAATCCCGCTACCGGGATAACGGCTTTTTTGACTTTCGTGTTAATGGCAGCCATTTAAATTCTCCTGGACTGTTCGTGTATTGAACGTGTTCATATTTCTGTATCACATCCCAGTATATCAGTACCCTGACAAGGCCTGGTTCCGAAAAGGATGTGAGTTAACATAATTAAGACAATTACTTATACGAATGGCGACGATAGTACCACCAGCCAACATTAGCGGGTAATGCAATTTTATCCAAAATTATCGTTTGCTCATTCCGCAGACAACATCAACCGCAGCCTTCCACCGGTTCCCCAAATTTGGCATTGCCAGGCATCACATCGCTGACTCAATTGATTCAAATAGGCATTACCTAATGTCCCTAACGGAACGCCATTACTGATTTGAATCTGGTGTTCGCCCGCATTCAACGTCGCATTCAAGCCTGCGGAAACCAGAATGAGACTTTTCAATTCACGATGATAATAGCCGACTAATAGCGGAAACTGACTAGGCAAATTGGCCTGGCGTAGTAAATGGTTTACCTGCTTCAATAACGCGCCTAACTCTGGCAAACGTTGATTTTGGTGCGCAAGCTGTTCCTGTAATAAGCCATTAAACAGCGCACGTAATAACAAAGCGGCAAGGACGCCATTATGTCCAGCTCGGGTTACATCAAGACAATAAAAAGCCAGATCATTTTCCGATAGTGCTGCAATATCAAGTACCAGACCAGGTTTATCAGCAGCTACGAGTTGGCGATAATTAACCCGGCAATGGGAAATCTCCTGCTGAACCGGTGGTTGTAATTCTTGCAATAATTTCGCGGCAGCGGTGGGATTATCCACCATTGCATCCCAGTCGCGAAAAAGTCTTTCTTCTTCCTCAACCCGGGAGTTAAACATGCTGGGATAAAGACAAGCAAAAACCATCTCACGCAGGCGATTAAGATCTTTAACCGGTTTCAGCAAAACATCTTCTACCCCCAGGCGTAACGCTTTCGCAATATCTGCCATATTTTCCGTAGCAGAAATCACCAGGACAGGAGTTTGATCCCCCCGGTTACGGATATGCTCCAGCAGTTTTAAGCCATTCATTCTTGGCATTGCAATATCACATATCATCAGATCGGGTGTGAAACCTCCCAGTAGCTCAAGGGCATCCACCCCATCAGCCGCCAGTACCGTTGTCGCTCCCAATGAGGAAAACCACGAATCCAGAAGCGAGCGAAAGACTGGCTCATCTTCAACTATGAGAATCTGTTTTCCGACCAATGGCTGCGTCATGTTCTCTCCCCTGACTGGCTTTATTCAATAGTGACATGCTATTGCCATCAGTGCCTGTCAGAATTAACTTAAGTGTAGATAAAAAATCAGATTAAAACGTTAGTTCGAACCAGCGGTAAAAGTTCATCCATTTTCTTTTCTACCGCCAATTGTCCTGCCGCAATCGCGGCGTTGGCACGATGAAAATCCAGGGTAGATATCTGCGGACATAAAGGTTGAATCAGAATATCAGGCGGGTCTCCAGCCATGCGGTTTCGTTTGAGGCGGTTTTCCAGCACCTGGATTGAGGTAGTCATAATTTCTGTCGCTGTCGGTGCCGTGACAGCCCGGCGCGCAGTAAAACTGCTTAACCGCTCTTTCAGCCGTGCATGCCACGGTAAAGCATCTTCAGTGTCATCATTTTCAGTACTGACATTGAATGAAAGAAGGTCTTGTTGCATCAAGTGCGCATCGTGCTGGAGATCAACCGCTATTACGATATCAGCGCCCATCGCACGCGTGAGGGAAATAGGAATCGGATTAACAACTGCGCCATCAACCAGCCAATAGCCGTTATGAGCGACCGGTGCCATCAGGCCGGGAATGCTGCATGATGCTCGAATAGCAAGATGGAGATCGCCTTCGGTAAACCACAGTTCTCGCCCCGTACTTAAATTTGTGGCGACCGCAGCGAAACGGCGTGAACAATTTTCTATCTCTGTTTCCGGCATAATTTCGCGATACCGATTGAATACACGCTCACCGCGCAGCAATCCGCCACGCTGCCAGGAGAGATCCATCAGCCGTAAAACATCCCAGTAGCTAAAAGAGGTGACCCACTCTTCCAGCGCGGACAGGCGATCACATGCATAGGCTGCGCCCACCAGCGAACCGATTGAACATCCTGCAACGATATCTATTTCAATGCCCATTTCTTTTAGCGCGTTAATGACGCCAATATGCGACCATCCTCGCGCCGCGCCGGATCCTAGCGCCAGCCCTATTTTTATCTTTCTCATTATTCCTGCAAGCTTCCCCTGGAATGCAGCCGTAGCCACATCGCTACTGCTCGGTTAACATAGTGCTACGCAGGCGATTAATACGCCGTTATTGTTTCCAGGGAGATTATTTGTGTCTGAGCTTTGTCCCTGTGGTAGTGCTGTCGAGTATAGCCTATGTTGCCACCCTTATGTGTCTGGTGAAAAGGTTGCACCTGATCCTGAACATCTCATGCGTTCGCGTTACTGCGCTTTTGTGATGCAAGACGCAGATTATTTAATAAAGACCTGGCATCCATCCTGTGGCGCTGCAGCGTTGCGTACCGAATTGATGGCCGGATTTGCGCATACCGAATGGTTGGGGCTGACCGTATTTGAGCGCTCATACCATGAAGGTGATGACGTAGGTTATGTTAGTTTCGTCGCTCGATTTACCGAACAGGGTAAAACAGGAGCGATAATTGAACGTTCGCGATTTTTGAAAGAAAACGGTCAGTGGTACTATATTGACGGTACACGTCCACAGTTTGGCCGCAACGATCCCTGCCCTTGTGGTTCAGGTAAAAAATTTAAAAAGTGCTGCGGCCAATAATGGTTGACGGTACGGTTAAGCAAACACTCTCAACAAGGTTTTTCCAGCAATGCATTCACTCCAACGAAAAGTTTTGCGTACCATTTGCCCGGATCAAAAGGGTCTGATCGCGCGTATTACTAATATTTGCTACAAGCACGAGTTAAATATCGTGCAGAACAATGAATTTGTTGATCACCGCACCGGGCGCTTTTTTATGCGCACGGAGCTGGAAGGCATATTTAATGATTCCACCCTGCTGGCGGATCTCGATAGCGCATTGCCGGAAGGTTCTGTGCGTGAGCTCACTCCCGCCGGTCGTCGTCGGATAGTCATTCTGGTCACTAAAGAAGCACATTGCCTTGGCGATCTGCTGATGAAAGCCACTTATGGCGGACTGGATGTGGAAATAGCGGCAGTCATCGGCAACCACGACACTTTGCGTTCACTGGTGGAGCGTTTTGATATCCCGTTTGAACTGGTCAGCCATGAAGGATTAAGTCGTAACGAACACGATCAGAAGATGGCAGATGCTATTGATGCTTATCAGCCTGATTACGTGGTGCTGGCGAAATATATGCGTGTATTAACGCCGGAGTTCGTGGCGCGCTTTCCGAATAAGATTATCAATATTCACCATTCATTCCTGCCGGCATTTATTGGCGCACGCCCGTACCATCAGGCGTATGAGCGCGGGGTGAAGATTATTGGTGCAACAGCACACTACGTAAATGACAATCTGGATGAAGGTCCAATCATCATGCAGGACGTTATTCATGTGGATCATACTTACACTGCTGAAGATATGATGCGGGCAGGTCGTGATGTCGAGAAAAATGTATTAAGCCGCGCGCTTTACCAGGTTTTGGCCCAGCGCGTTTTTGTTTACGGTAACCGGACGATTATTCTTTAATCGCCAGCCAAAAGAACTGGTTGCCTTTAATCCGTTACGGATGAAAATTACGCAACTAGTTCATTTTTCTCAACGTAACACTTTACAGCGGCGTGTCATTTGATATGATGCGCCCCGCTTCCCAATGAGGGAGCAGGCCAGTAAAAAGCATTACCCCGTGGTGGGGTTCCCGAGCGGCCAAAGGGAGCAGACTGTAAATCTGCCGTCATCGACTTCGAAGGTTCGAATCCTTCCCCCACCACCATCACTTAGTTCTTATCTCAATTCTTAGGCTTCTCACCCATTCGCCGTAAAAATTGCTGCTGTAGCCCCAACAAATCCGATAACGTCAGTAACTGGTAATCCAGCCCCTTCTGCTTTGCGATATCCGCAATAATGCGACTTAACGCCGGATAGTGGCGATGATTCCAGTGGGGAAAAAGATGATGGGTAAGATGCAAATTAATCCCGCCCAACCAATAGCCAAGCGATGCCGGTTGTGGCGTCCAGTCAAAGGTTGTAGCGAAAGTATGAGCCAGCCTGCCCACTGCTATTTTCCCCTCTTCTGGCGGCAATTGGGTATTCCCCTTTGCCCAATGTGTTCCTATGATCAGCATGACAAAGATCAGAGAAGCGAGCATTTGACTGAGCAAATAAATCAGCAGAATAGCCCTAAAACTAAACACATCGGACAATAGCCAGAAAGGAAGCAGCAGGCACATGGCGAAATGCGCCAGTTTGCCGCCTAAAAAATACCCCCAGCCAGTAAAACCACGCAATGCCAGATGCGGCGTTACCGGCGTGAACCCTCCACGATCGAGCCAGTCCACTACCCAGATATACCAGGGAAAGGTTAGCGCCGCGACCAGCGGCCAGTAGCGATGTTGCTGGCGCATAAAAGGTCGCCACCGTTGCCATGGCGTCTGGCGAAGAATGCCATTTTCTGCGGTGTCAGGATCGTAAAATTCGATATTGGTAAAACCGTGATGAAAGCGTACATGGCGCACCCGCCAGCAGTCAGGATCAAGCCCTATCGGAAAAGCAACCATCCGATTAAGCCAGGCATTGGCCTTTTTACCACGCCAAAATGCATCGTGCGAAGCGTCATGCACCACATTGACTGCTAACAACATGGCGCAAAATATCATCGCCAGATACCACAATAGATATAACACCCACTGGCTTTGAGACAACGCCAGTGAATAACAGGATAGGCAAGCAATAATCAGTGTCACCATTTTGGCGAATGCCCATCCGTCGGCATATCGATGATCACCTGATTTTGCCAGATACGCTTTCGTACCCTTTTGCAACTGTTTTACCAGGTGCGGATCATCGGCAGGAAAAGTGATTAACCTGTTGGGATTAAACAGGTTCATAGTGTTTCCTTAGCGACTTACGCCCCACACCACTCACGAATAACACACAATGGGCCAGCAAAACGCCAGCTAATCCCTTCCAGACCAGAGTGCTCCATGAACACATATAAAGAATAAAA
It includes:
- the purU gene encoding formyltetrahydrofolate deformylase, translating into MHSLQRKVLRTICPDQKGLIARITNICYKHELNIVQNNEFVDHRTGRFFMRTELEGIFNDSTLLADLDSALPEGSVRELTPAGRRRIVILVTKEAHCLGDLLMKATYGGLDVEIAAVIGNHDTLRSLVERFDIPFELVSHEGLSRNEHDQKMADAIDAYQPDYVVLAKYMRVLTPEFVARFPNKIINIHHSFLPAFIGARPYHQAYERGVKIIGATAHYVNDNLDEGPIIMQDVIHVDHTYTAEDMMRAGRDVEKNVLSRALYQVLAQRVFVYGNRTIIL
- a CDS encoding fatty acid desaturase family protein, with the translated sequence MNLFNPNRLITFPADDPHLVKQLQKGTKAYLAKSGDHRYADGWAFAKMVTLIIACLSCYSLALSQSQWVLYLLWYLAMIFCAMLLAVNVVHDASHDAFWRGKKANAWLNRMVAFPIGLDPDCWRVRHVRFHHGFTNIEFYDPDTAENGILRQTPWQRWRPFMRQQHRYWPLVAALTFPWYIWVVDWLDRGGFTPVTPHLALRGFTGWGYFLGGKLAHFAMCLLLPFWLLSDVFSFRAILLIYLLSQMLASLIFVMLIIGTHWAKGNTQLPPEEGKIAVGRLAHTFATTFDWTPQPASLGYWLGGINLHLTHHLFPHWNHRHYPALSRIIADIAKQKGLDYQLLTLSDLLGLQQQFLRRMGEKPKN